One segment of Manihot esculenta cultivar AM560-2 chromosome 4, M.esculenta_v8, whole genome shotgun sequence DNA contains the following:
- the LOC110613444 gene encoding pyruvate kinase, cytosolic isozyme — MANIDIEGILKELPEDGRVPKTKIVCTLGPASRSVPMAEKLLRAGMNVARFNFSHGTHEYHQETLNNLRVAMQNTQILCAVMLDTKGPEIRTGFLKDGKPIQLKEGQEITVTTDYDIKGDTEMISMSYKKLPVDVKPGNTILCADGTITLTVLSCNPEAGSVRCRCENTATLGERKNVNLPGVVVDLPTLTEKDKEDILGWGVPNKIDMIALSFVRKGSDLVHVRKVLGSHAKHIQLMSKVENQEGVINFDEILRETDSFMVARGDLGMEIPVEKIFLAQKMMIYKCNLVGKPVVTATQMLESMIKSPRPTRAEATDVANAVLDGTDCVMLSGESAAGAYPEIAVRIMRRICIEAESSLDYGAIFKEMIRSTPLPMSPLESLASSAVRTANKAKAKLIVVLTRGGTTAKLVAKYRPAVPILSVVVPVLTTDSFDWTCSDETPARHSLIYRGLIPILAEGSAKATDAESTEVILEAALKSATERRLCKPGDAVVALHRIGAASVIKICIVK, encoded by the exons ATGGCCAATATAGACATCGAGGGAATCCTAAAGGAGCTACCTGAAGATGGGCGTGTCCCAAAGACAAAGATCGTGTGCACGCTTGGTCCTGCTTCTCGATCTGTCCCTATGGCCGAGAAGCTTCTTAGAGCTGGCATGAATGTTGCCCGCTTCAATTTCTCCCATGGTACCCATGAATATCACCAGGAGACCTTGAACAATCTTAGGGTTGCCATGCAGAACACCCAGATCCTCTGTGCTGTCATGCTTGATACCAAG GGACCTGAGATTCGGACTGGTTTCCTGAAGGATGGAAAACCTATTCAGCTAAAGGAAGGTCAGGAAATCACTGTGACTACTGATTATGACATCAAGGGTGATACAGAGATGATCTCCATGAGCTACAAAAAACTGCCTGTGGATGTGAAACCTGGAAATACCATCTTGTGTGCTGATGGTACAATAACTCTGACTGTTTTGTCTTGTAACCCAGAGGCTGGAAGTGTGAGATGCCGCTGTGAGAACACTGCAACACTAGGTGAGAGGAAAAATGTCAATCTCCCTGGTGTTGTGGTGGATCTTCCAACACTGACAGAGAAGGATAAGGAAGACATCTTGGGTTGGGGTGTGCCCAACAAAATTGATATGATTGCTCTTTCATTTGTACGCAAGGGTTCCGATCTTGTTCATGTGCGCAAGGTTCTTGGGTCGCATGCCAAGCATATACAGTTAATGTCAAAG GTTGAGAACCAGGAAGGAGTTATTAACTTTGATGAGATCTTGCGGGAGACTGATTCATTCATGGTTGCTCGTGGTGATCTTGGAATGGAAATTCCTGTAGAGAAGATTTTCCTGGCGCAAAAGATGATGATATACAAGTGCAATCTTGTGGGCAAGCCTGTGGTCACTGCAACCCAGATGCTTGAATCCATGATTAAGTCTCCCCGACCAACCCGAGCTGAAGCAACTGATGTTGCTAATGCTGTTCTTGATGGTACTGATTGTGTTATGCTTAGTGGTGAGAGTGCAGCTGGGGCCTACCCAGAGATTGCTGTAAGGATTATGCGTAGGATTTGTATTGAAGCAGAATCATCGCTTGACTATGGAGCTATCTTCAAGGAGATGATAAGATCAACTCCACTTCCGATGAGTCCATTGGAGAGCCTTGCATCCTCAGCTGTACGGACTGCTAACAAGGCAAAAGCAAAGCTCATTGTGGTTTTGACGCGTGGAGGGACAACGGCTAAGTTGGTAGCCAAGTACAGACCAGCTGTCCCCATCCTGTCTGTGGTTGTCCCAGTCTTGACAACTGACTCATTTGATTGGACCTGCAGTGATGAGACCCCAGCTAGGCATAGTCTGATATACAGGGGCTTGATTCCTATTTTGGCAGAAGGATCTGCTAAGGCTACTGATGCAGAATCTACTGAAGTTATTTTGGAAGCTGCTTTAAAGTCAGCTACAGAGAGGAGGTTGTGCAAGCCAGGTGATGCTGTTGTGGCACTGCATCGAATTGGAGCTGCCTCAGTTATTAAGATATGCATCGTGAAATAA